Proteins from one Scyliorhinus canicula chromosome 6, sScyCan1.1, whole genome shotgun sequence genomic window:
- the LOC119968053 gene encoding erythroblast NAD(P)(+)--arginine ADP-ribosyltransferase-like encodes MAIKDLETLLKKNKTLNDTWYESQRHCKGHVVPLGLRKEHITAICVYTYNGTWYKTLNDGIKEFGNINEYNSQFKLIGYHYLLTVALQSLGKSSKQLHVYRGTETPWFGKQGQRMRFGLFASTSLNRSVAERFGKMTLFELNTTYGVAIQEYSVNPSQKEVLIPPYERFEIVTVKGADPVCTFVLRSRGYQGVEVWLELDSSGRLRVYRKTIPWWAWLLIAVAIVVVLFGAGAGLYFLYRTYFD; translated from the coding sequence ATGGCCATCAAGGACCTGGAGACTTTGCTGAAGAAGAACAAGACATTGAACGATACCTGGTATGAAAGCCAAAGACATTGTAAAGGGCATGTTGTACCCCTGGGTCTTCGAAAGGAGCACATTACTGCGATATGTGTCTACACCTATAATGGGACCTGGTACAAGACCTTGAATGATGGAATTAAGGAGTTTGGAAATATCAATGAGTACAACTCCCAATTTAAACTCATCGGCTATCACTATCTCTTAACAGTGGCTCTCCAATCATTGGGGAAGAGCTCCAAGCAGCTACACGTCTACCGCGGGACAGAGACTCCTTGGTTTGGGAAACAGGGCCAGCGGATGAGGTTCGGCCTATTCGCGTCCACTTCCCTCAACAGGTCAGTGGCCGAGCGTTTCGGGAAGATGACGCTGTTCGAGCTGAACACAACGTACGGCGTCGCCATCCAGGAATACTCCGTCAACCCCTCGCAGAAGGAGGTCTTAATCCCGCCCTACGAGAGGTTTGAGATCGTCACGGTCAAAGGGGCAGACCCTGTTTGCACCTTTGTCCTCCGCTCGAGGGGCTACCAGGGAGTTGAGGTGTGGCTGGAGTTGGACAGCTCAGGCCGTCTGAGAGTTTACCGCAAGACCATTCCCTGGTGGGCCTGGCTACTGATCGCCGTGGCGATCGTGGTGGTTCTgtttggagcaggagctggtctCTATTTTTTATATCGTACATATTTTGATTGA